Proteins from one Clostridium cellulovorans 743B genomic window:
- a CDS encoding alpha/beta-type small acid-soluble spore protein: MTTQKLIPEAKEGLARFKEEVANELGVPFTDYNGDLTSKECGSVGGEMVKRMVADYESKIK, translated from the coding sequence ATGACAACACAAAAATTAATTCCAGAAGCAAAAGAAGGATTAGCTAGATTTAAGGAAGAAGTTGCGAATGAGTTAGGAGTTCCTTTTACAGACTATAATGGTGACCTAACTTCAAAAGAATGTGGTAGCGTAGGCGGAGAAATGGTAAAAAGAATGGTAGCAGATTACGAAAGCAAAATTAAGTAG
- a CDS encoding class I SAM-dependent DNA methyltransferase produces MINEVDAYAHYEFLIDEGDDPVHDHEKLKEYMSNWDGPLFFNSLDLNKDKNVLEVGIGTGRVAVQVLNKGCKEFVGIDISPKTIKKAKENLSKYNNVQLIEQNILTFIRPNQFDIIYSVLTFLHIEDKALALKNIYSSLKKEGYFILSISKDDNWLDYGRRKVKLYPESKEYYIELLKATGFIIELCEETFSGFATIVKSRKN; encoded by the coding sequence ATGATAAATGAAGTTGATGCATATGCACATTATGAATTTTTAATTGATGAAGGTGATGATCCTGTTCATGACCATGAAAAACTAAAGGAATATATGAGTAATTGGGATGGACCATTATTCTTTAATTCCTTAGATTTGAATAAAGATAAAAATGTACTGGAAGTTGGTATTGGTACTGGCAGAGTTGCAGTTCAAGTATTGAATAAAGGATGTAAGGAATTTGTAGGAATTGATATATCGCCCAAAACGATAAAAAAAGCAAAAGAAAACTTATCAAAATATAATAATGTTCAGTTGATTGAGCAAAATATACTTACATTCATTAGACCGAATCAATTTGATATCATATATAGCGTATTAACTTTTTTACATATAGAGGATAAAGCTCTGGCACTAAAAAATATTTATTCTTCTCTTAAGAAAGAAGGATATTTTATACTATCAATTAGTAAAGACGATAATTGGCTTGACTATGGGCGTAGAAAAGTAAAACTGTACCCTGAGAGCAAAGAATATTATATTGAATTGTTAAAAGCTACTGGTTTTATAATAGAACTCTGTGAAGAAACTTTTAGTGGTTTTGCCACAATAGTAAAGTCTAGAAAAAATTAA
- the tsaD gene encoding tRNA (adenosine(37)-N6)-threonylcarbamoyltransferase complex transferase subunit TsaD, with amino-acid sequence MEKKDIKILAIESSCDETSAAVVVNGREVLSNIIASQIDIHTKFGGVVPEVASRKHIEVIVPVVEEALNEANLTLEDIDAVAVTYGPGLVGALLVGVQYAKALAYAIDVPLIGVNHIEGHISANFIDHKELEPPFITLVVSGGHTYIVYMEDFGKFEILGQTRDDAAGEAFDKVARSIGLGYPGGPKIDKVSKNGNDDAIKFPKANFHDNSIDFSFSGVKSAVLNYINNANMKNEEIIVEDVAASFQKAVVEVLVENVLKACKKKKVDKIAIAGGVASNSCLRATMEKECGKRGIKVLFPSLKLCTDNAAMIGSAAYFEYINGRTSEITLNAVPNLKLGQR; translated from the coding sequence ATGGAAAAAAAGGATATAAAAATTTTAGCTATAGAATCCAGTTGTGATGAAACCTCTGCAGCAGTTGTTGTAAATGGCAGAGAGGTATTATCAAATATAATAGCATCACAAATTGATATACATACAAAGTTTGGTGGAGTTGTACCAGAAGTAGCATCTAGAAAGCATATTGAGGTTATAGTCCCAGTGGTAGAAGAAGCTTTAAATGAAGCGAATTTGACTTTAGAAGATATAGATGCAGTTGCAGTAACTTATGGTCCAGGACTAGTAGGGGCGTTACTAGTAGGAGTTCAATATGCAAAGGCTCTTGCTTATGCTATAGATGTTCCATTGATCGGAGTAAATCATATAGAAGGACATATTAGTGCCAATTTTATAGATCATAAAGAATTAGAGCCTCCGTTTATAACTTTGGTGGTTTCTGGCGGTCATACATACATTGTTTATATGGAGGACTTCGGAAAATTTGAGATTCTAGGTCAAACTCGTGATGATGCAGCAGGAGAAGCTTTTGATAAGGTAGCAAGATCTATCGGTCTTGGATACCCAGGTGGACCAAAGATTGATAAGGTTTCAAAGAATGGAAATGATGATGCTATTAAATTTCCTAAGGCAAACTTCCATGATAATTCTATAGATTTTTCTTTTAGTGGTGTTAAATCAGCAGTTTTAAATTATATTAATAATGCCAATATGAAAAATGAAGAAATCATCGTTGAAGATGTAGCAGCATCCTTTCAAAAGGCTGTTGTTGAAGTTTTAGTTGAAAATGTTCTTAAGGCATGCAAAAAGAAAAAGGTAGATAAAATTGCAATTGCTGGTGGTGTTGCTTCAAATTCATGTTTAAGAGCTACTATGGAAAAAGAATGCGGAAAACGAGGAATAAAGGTTTTATTCCCATCTTTAAAGCTTTGCACAGATAACGCAGCTATGATCGGTAGTGCTGCTTATTTTGAATATATAAATGGAAGAACCAGTGAAATAACCTTAAATGCAGTACCAAATTTAAAATTAGGTCAAAGGTAG